The Anaeromyxobacter sp. Fw109-5 genomic interval CGTGGCTGCCACGACGGCGCGAGCTCAGAGCGGCGGCTCGGCGGCCGATCCCGCGGAGAGCGGGGCGAGCCGCGATTCGGCCAGTCAGGCGGCCGCCCAGCAGCAGGCGCCGAGCGTGACGAGCACCGAAGGGCCCGGTGGCAGCAGCCCGCGGCCCGTCACGCAGGGGCAGGGGGAGAACAGGCGCTTCGGCAACGAGCCGGCGGCCACGCCGGGGATCACGGGGAGGAGGGCGAACGAGCCGGGGAGGACCGGCGCCTCACAGAATCAGGTGTCCGGGCGCGTGGCGCTCGTGAACCCGAGCGAGCGCGAGATCGCGATCGACGCGGGCACCGCCACGATGCAGTTCAAGGTGGCCCCCGACGCGAAGATCACGATCGATGGGGAGAAGGCGTCGTTCGAGGACATCGCGAAGGGCGCCGAGGTCCGCGCGTCGCTCGACCGGAGCGGCGGCGAGTTCCAGGCGAAGCGCCTCGAGGTCACCTCGACCGGGAAGAAGTGAAGGAAGGGAGCCCCGGTCGCCGGCAGGGTGACCGGGGTTCGCGACTCGCCCCTGCACGGCGCCCGCGCGCTTGGGCGCTGCTCTGGAGCGCGGGAGGCGGTCGAGGGTGGGGGCGGGCGGGCGCGCGCCCGCGCTGGCCGCCAGCGGAGGTGAGGCCGGGCGTAGGAGGGAGCCGGACGCTATGGTTCTGGTCGAGGAGGGAGCGACATGAAACGTCAGGACCGTGGAAACGCCAGACCCGAGCCCGAGACTCGGAGCGATGACCGCGAGACGCGGGAGCGCACCGTCGCTCCGCCGATCGAGCGAGAGCACGAGACGCAGAAGGGCGTCTTCGAGGAGGAGGAGGAGGAGAAGAAGCGCGAACCCGAGCGCCGCTGACCTCCTCCAGCCGATTGCCCTGAGACCCGGCCGAGCCGGGCCGGGGCTAATGAATCCGCAGGGCGAGCTTGCCGAGGTGGTGCCGTCCGATCTCGCGGTGCGCCCGCGCCGCGTCGTCGAGCGCGTACACCCGCCCGATCTCGACGTGGAACGGGCCGGCGCCGATGAGCCGGTTGAGCTGCTCGAACGCGTCGCGGCCCGGCTGGCCGTCGTAAGAGAGCAGGGTCACCCCGGGAGGCGCGGTCGGCGCCGGCTCGACGCCGTTGGGGTGCGCGACGCGGCCGCCCTTGCGCATCGCGGAGAGCGCGGGGTCGAGGCTCTCGCCGTGGACGAGCACGAGCGCGGCGTCCAGACCGGCAGGCGCGAAGTCACGCGCCGCCCGCGCGACGTCGTCCCGCTTGCCGTCCACGGCCGCGTCCGCCCCGAGCCTCCGGACCAGCTCGACGCCGTCCCGCCCGGAGGCGACCGCGAGGACCCTCGCGCCCATTCGCTTCGCGAGCTGCACCGCCAGGTGCCCGATCCCGCCGCTCGCGCCGTACACCAGGAGCGTCTGTCCCGGCCCGAGGTGCAGCTGATCGTCCAGGCCGCGCACCGCCGTCACGCCGTCCGCGCCGAGCACGCCCGCCTCCTCGGCGCTCAGACCGCGTGGGATCTGCGCGACCTCGTCCTCGTTCACCGCGACGTACTCCGCGTAGAACCCGGCGTCGAAGGAGTACGCGTAGACGCGATCGCCGATGCGGAACCCGCGCACGCGATCGCCCACCGCGACCACCTCGCCCGCTCCGTCGTTGCCGATGACGCGCGGAAACCCGCTCGGACCGAGCTCGACCTCCCCGGACCGGAGGTAGGGATCCCAGGCGCCGATGCCGGCCGAGTCCAGCCGGATGAGGACCTGGGTCGGCCCCGGCTGCGGCACCGGGAGCGTCTCGGTGTGGAGGACCTCCGGGCCGCCGTACCGATCGAATGCCGCTGCTCTCATCTGCGCTGGAACGGACGCTTGCATGGCAGCTCCTCCTCGCTGGTACGACCCCGCAGCCATAACGCGAGCGGGCACCGGCGCACGGCCCCGGGGCGGGCCCGACTGGACCCGTGTAACCACCCGTCGGCTCGCGCATCGAATGGGAAGGGAACGAGGATCCGATGGCACAGGACGCTGGTTCGGCGAGGGGCTTCCAGGCGGGCGGCGCCCCGGACGAGGCCGTGGTCCACCGCGTACTCGCGGGGGACACCGCGTCGTTCGAGCTCCTGATGCGCCGCCACAACCAGCGCGTGTACCGCACCATCCGCGCGGTGCTGCGCCGGGACTCGGCGGACGTGGAGGACGCGATGCAGCAGACCTACCTGCACGCCTACCGGGCCCTCGCCGCGTTCGAGGGGGCGTCCTCGTTCGGTACGTGGCTGACGCGGATCGCGCTCAACGTCGCGCTCGGCTTCGTGCGGAGGCAGCGCGTCGCCGGCGTGGAGCTCTCGGTGGAGGTGGACGAGATGACCCGCGGCGCGCGCGACGAGGGGCCCGAGGACGGAGCGGCGAGGAGCGAAGCCGCCGCGCTGCTGGAGCGAGCGGTCGCCCAGCTGCGCGACGAGCACCGCATCGTGTTCGTGCTGCGGGAGGTCGAGCAGCTCTCCACCGCCGAGACCGCGGAGGCGCTCGAGCTCTCGGAGGAGAACGTGAAGGTGCGGCTCCACCGGGCGCGCCTCGCGCTGCGCGAGATCCTCGCCGGGGAGGTCGGCCAGTCCGCGCCGCAGGCGTTCGCGTTCCTCGCTCCCCGCTGTGACCGGGTCGTCCACTCGGTGCTCTCCTCGATCGGCGCCCGACCGCGGACGAGCGGATAGCGCGCGGGCGAGATCGTCCGGCCCCCGCTGCAACCCCCGGCGCGCTGGCGCGTCCAATCGTGAGTCAGCATCCGGAGGACGTCATGGCGCTTTCCAGGGGCAGGGATCGATCGAAGCTCACCAGGATCATGGGGATCTCGCTGACGTCGCTCGGCGCGCTCGCGTCGGCGGCGGTGATCGCGGGGACCGGGCAGCCCGTCGCGGCCGCGAAGGGCGACGACACGCTCGAGCGCCTCGCCAGCGAGCCGGTCGCGCGGGCCGCCGCGAAGGCGTTCCTCGAAGGGCGGGAGACCTTCCGGTTCGACACCTTCGGCGACGAGGCGTTCTGGGGCGGCCAGCTCCGGCTCCACGAGGCGATCGCCGGCTCCGCGAACGGCGGCGTCGGCGAAGGCGTGAGCCCGCGCGCCGCGCTGGCGGTGGGTCTCAAGGTCGACGCCGACGGTCTGCCGGCGAACCTTCGCCAGCAGCTCCGCCGGGGCGAGGTCGACCTCGACGACCCGGCCACGACGCTGGCGCTCCTGAAGCTCGGCGCCGTCGTCGGCGTGAAGGGCGTCTTCGAGGGCGACCGGCTGACCTCGGCCGGCATCACCTGCGCCCTGTGCCACTCGACCGTCGACGACTCGCTCGCGCCGGGGGTCGGCCGCCGCCTCGACGGGTGGGCGAATCGCGACCTCGACGTGGGGACCATCGTGGCGCTGGCGCCGGACCTGTCGCCCTTCACCACGCTCCTCGGCGTCGACGACGCGACGGTGCGCTCGGTGCTGCGGAGCTGGGGGCCGGGGAAGTTCGACGCCGAGCTCGTGCTCGACGGCAAGGCGTTCCGCCCCGACGGCAAGCCGGCCGCGACGCTCCTCCCGCCGGCCTACGGCCTCGCCGGCGTGAACCTGCACACCTGGACCGGCTGGGGATCGGTCACGCACTGGAACGGGCTCGTCGCGAACCTCGAGATGCACGGGCAGGGCACGTTCTTCGACCCGCGCCTGGACGACGCGGCGAAGTTCCCCATCGCCGCCCGCGAGGGCTTCGGGAACGTGCGGAACACGCCGGACCTCGTCACCGCGAAGCTCCCCGCGCTGCACCTCTACCAGCTCGCGCTCCCGGCGCCGGCGCCGCCCGACGGCAGCTTCGACCGCGAGCTCGCGGCGCAGGGGAAGGCGCTGTTCGAGGGCAAGGCGAGGTGCGCGACCTGCCACGTCCCGCCGCTGTACACGGAGCCCGGCTGGAACCTGCACACCCCCGAGGAGATCGGGATCGACTCGTTCCAGGCCGACCGCTCGCCGGACGGGCGCTACCGCACCGCGCCGCTGAAGGGCCTCTGGGCGCACCAGAAGGGCGGCTTCTACCACGACGGCCGCTTCGCGAAGCTCGAGGACGTGGTGAACCACTACGACGAGCACCTCGACCTCGGCCTCGACGCGGGCGAGAAGGCGGCGCTCGTGGAGTTCCTGAGGTCGCTGTGATCGCGCCGGTCGTCCCCGCCGCACTCAGCACTCCACCGCGTACCGCCGGACGGCGTCCCCGTCCCAAGCGAGGCCGTTCCCGGGCACTTCGCGCGGGTGGATGAACCCGTCCTTCACGAGGAACGGCTGCCCGAGCACCGGGTGCGCCCAGTCCTGCCACTCGATCCAGTGCGCCGTCGGCGTGACGCGCATGAGGTGGCTCGAGATCTCCGGGTACAGGTGCGAGGACAGGTCGATCCCCCACGCGGCCGCGAGCGCGGCCGCGCGCAGCCAGCCCGTCACGCCACCGATCCGCATGAGGTCGGGCATGACGAGGTCGCACGCCTGCGCCGCGAGCGCGTGAACGAGCGTCGCGCGGCGTCGCCGTTCTGCACCGGCGCCACCCGGGCCGCCCGCGAGCCTCGCGCCGAGGTCGCGGACCATCGGCGCGAGGTACTTCAGCGATCGCGGCAGGTAGGGCGCGAGGTATCCGCGGCCGGTGACGCCTTCCTCCGTGAGGAGCTCCACGAGCAGCAACGGCCACTCGCCGAACGACCCGACACGGTCGAGACCGGCCGCCCGAGCGGCACCACCACGCCGCGGGCGGTGACCTCTCGCACCGTGAGCCTGGAAAGGGTCGCGCCGTTCGCACCGCCCTGAAGGAGTGGCATGGCGCGCCTCCCGCGTCGGTCGCCGCCTGCGCGTGATAAGCGCGGCGAGCGGCGACCGCACGGCGAGCGGAGGCGCGCCCTCGGGGGGAAGCGCCGCGGCCGAGCTCCGCAGGGGAGAGAGGTCCTGCCCTGGACCGCTACTTCGCCGCCGCGGCCTTCCGCACGATGGGCGGCCTCGCCTTCACCACGCGCTCGGTCTTCGCGGGCGCGGCGGGCGCCTGCGCGGGCTTCGCGTGCGGGAGCGGCTTGCCCTTCGCGAACGCGGAGTTCGCGCCGAAGCGGGCGACGATCTGCTTCTTCGTGTCGAGGCCGGTCGCCTCGATGACGAAGGTCGGGACGCGGCGCGCGCGCTGGTCCGCGACCCAGCGGGTGATCTCGCCGGCCCGCGGCACCGCCACGTTCCGGCGCGCGGTCCGCGCGGGCGCGGCGGGGACGGGGGTGCGGGCAGCGACGCGCGCGGAGGGCTTGCCCGCGCGGACGCCCGCCGCGACGGCGGCGTCGATCGCCCGCCGCAGCGAGGGGAGGGCGCGCGCGACGGCCGCCTCTACCGCGGCGTCGATCGCGTCGCCGATGGAGTGCTTCGCCGGGATTGCAGCCATGTCTCTCCTCGCGCAGCCGAAGGGGCGTGCGCATTCGAGGAATATGCCGGCCGTTGCAGGATGACAATGGACTCGCGGCGAATGCGACGGCGCCGGGCGCGCCTCGCCGAGTCCCGGGTCATCGCCCGGGACGCCGCAGGAGCACGTAGATCGCCCCTGCGCCGCCGTCCACCGGTCGCGCGGAGGCGAACGCGAGGACGTGGCGCGCGAAGCGGCCGGTGGCGAGCCAGGTCTTCAGGGCGTCCTTGAGGACCGGGAGCTGATCCTTCGAGTGCAGGCCGCGGCCGTGCACGACGAGCACGCAGCGCTTCCCGGCCTGGCGCGAGCGGCGCAGGAAGTCCTCCACCGCGCCCTTCGCCTCGTCGCGCGTCATGCCGTGGAGGTCGACGTGCCCCTGCACCGCGAACTCGCCGCGTCGCAGCTTGCGCGCGAGGTTCGCGTCGAGGCCGGCCGCGCGGCCCTCGATGAACTCGTCGGTGTCGGAGAGGTCGAACGGCGCGTCCCCTGCGACGAGCGCGCGCAGCTCGTCGATCGCCTCCAGGTCTGGGTGCCAGAACGGGCCCGCGGCCGGTGGAGGCGGCGGCGGCGCGGCCACGCCGGGGCCGCGGTCGAGCGGGCGCACGCCCGACGTCGCGCTCTCCCACAGCTCCTCCTCCGTCACCTCGTGGGCAGGAGTGGGAGGCGGGGGAGGGGGCGGCGGCGAAGAGCGCGGCTGTGCGGGGATCGCCTTCGCGCGCTCCTTCAGCTTGTCGAACGGATTGTTGAAGGGCTTCTTGCCCACCCGTCGACTATAACGGCGGGCGCCGTGGACATCGAGATCCAGTGCCCCTACTGCGGCGAGTGGGTCGTCGTCTTCGTCGATCCCGGCGGTGGTGCGGAGCAGACCTACGTCGAGGACTGCCCCGTCTGCTGCCGGCCGTGGATCGTGCACGCGCGCGAGGAGGAGCCCGGCGGGTTCGCCGTGGGCCTCGCGCGGCAGGACGACTGATGAGGGCGACCGCGGGGGCGCTCGCAGGATTCACGGATTCACACTCCCGCAACATGGTCCGTGTCAGAATGCTCCCCCGCCGCGGACCGCAGCCGCGGCAGATTGGAACGCTTCATGTCGATCGTCTCGGTCGAGCACGTCTCCAAGGACTACATGCTCGGGAAGACCGTCGTGCCGGCGCTGCGCGACGTCTCGCTCTCGGTGGACGAGGGCGAGTTCCTCTCCATCGCCGGCCCGTCGGGCAGCGGCAAGACCACGCTCCTCAACCTCGTCGGCTGCGTGGACACGCCCACGGCGGGCCGCGTCCTGGTGGCCGGTCAGGACACCGCCCGGCTCTCCGAGCGCGCCCTCACCGAGCTGCGCCTCCGCACCATCGGCTTCATCTTCCAGAGCTTCAACCTCGTCTCGGTCCTGACGGTGTTCCAGAACGTCGAGTTCCCGCTGCTCCTCCAGGGCGGGCAGACGCGGAAGGAGCGCGCGGAGCGGGTGCTCGCGCTCCTCGACGCCGTCGGCATCCAGGAGCACGCGCGCCATCGCCCGAGCGAGCTCTCGGGCGGGCAGCGGCAGCGCGTGGCCATCGCGCGCGCGCTCGTGACGCGCCCCGCGCTCGTCCTCGCGGACGAGCCCACCGCCAACCTCGACTCCGAGACCGGCGGCAACATCATCGACCTCATGCGGGAGATGAACCGCCGCGACGGCACCACCTTCATCTTCTCCACCCACGATCCCAAGGTGATGGCCCACGCCAGCGCGCTCGTCCGCATCGAGGACGGGCGCCTCGCGAGCCGCGAGGACCTGGACGGCGCGGCCTCGGCGGGGGGCCGCTGATGGCCGAGCGCCGCGACGCGGTGCGGGTGCTCCTCCGCATCGCCTTCCGCAACCTCGCCGCGAGCCCGGTGCGCACCGCCATCCTGGGCGCCATCGTCCTCGTCGGCTCGCTCATCGTGGTGGTCGGCTCGTCGGTGCTCGACTCGATCGACCGCGGGATGCGCACCTCGATCCAGGGCAGCCTCGGCGGGCACCTGCAGGTCTACGACGCGCGCTCGGAGGGGGCGCTGGAGCTCTACGGCGGGCTGCGCGGCGAGTCCCTCCTCGAGCCCATCGAGGACTTCGCGCGGGTGAAGGAGGTCCTCTCGAAGGTCCCGAACGTGCGGCAGGTCGTGCCGATGGGGATCGACCAGGCGATGGTCGCGACCGGCAACACGTTCGACGTCGCCCTCGAGCGGCTGCGGGAGGACGTGCGCCGGCTCGAGGCGGGCGCGGACGACGCCGAGCTCCGCCGGGCCTACGCGGCGCACCAGTCGCACGTGCGGCGCATGGTCCAGCTCCTGCGCGAGGAGATCTCCCAGGCCCGCGAGATCGTGGATCCCGGCGGGCGCGAGGGTGCGGAACGCCGGCAGGAGTGGGAGGCGCTCCAGCGCGCCGCCACCGACGGGTTCTGGGACGGCTTCGACCGGGACCGCTACGGCAGCCTCGAGTTCCTCGAGAACCGGGTCGCGCCGCTCGCGATGGACACCGCCTTCACGTTCCTGCGCTACGTCGGGACGGACGTGGACGCGTTCTTCGAGGCCTTCCCGCTCGCCGAGGTGGTGAAGGGCGAGCGGATCCC includes:
- a CDS encoding CPXCG motif-containing cysteine-rich protein — translated: MDIEIQCPYCGEWVVVFVDPGGGAEQTYVEDCPVCCRPWIVHAREEEPGGFAVGLARQDD
- a CDS encoding enolase C-terminal domain-like protein, producing MELLTEEGVTGRGYLAPYLPRSLKYLAPMVRDLGARLAGGPGGAGAERRRRATLVHALAAQACDLVMPDLMRIGGVTGWLRAAALAAAWGIDLSSHLYPEISSHLMRVTPTAHWIEWQDWAHPVLGQPFLVKDGFIHPREVPGNGLAWDGDAVRRYAVEC
- a CDS encoding NADP-dependent oxidoreductase, producing MQASVPAQMRAAAFDRYGGPEVLHTETLPVPQPGPTQVLIRLDSAGIGAWDPYLRSGEVELGPSGFPRVIGNDGAGEVVAVGDRVRGFRIGDRVYAYSFDAGFYAEYVAVNEDEVAQIPRGLSAEEAGVLGADGVTAVRGLDDQLHLGPGQTLLVYGASGGIGHLAVQLAKRMGARVLAVASGRDGVELVRRLGADAAVDGKRDDVARAARDFAPAGLDAALVLVHGESLDPALSAMRKGGRVAHPNGVEPAPTAPPGVTLLSYDGQPGRDAFEQLNRLIGAGPFHVEIGRVYALDDAARAHREIGRHHLGKLALRIH
- a CDS encoding Smr/MutS family protein, producing the protein MGKKPFNNPFDKLKERAKAIPAQPRSSPPPPPPPPTPAHEVTEEELWESATSGVRPLDRGPGVAAPPPPPPAAGPFWHPDLEAIDELRALVAGDAPFDLSDTDEFIEGRAAGLDANLARKLRRGEFAVQGHVDLHGMTRDEAKGAVEDFLRRSRQAGKRCVLVVHGRGLHSKDQLPVLKDALKTWLATGRFARHVLAFASARPVDGGAGAIYVLLRRPGR
- a CDS encoding RNA polymerase sigma factor, producing MAQDAGSARGFQAGGAPDEAVVHRVLAGDTASFELLMRRHNQRVYRTIRAVLRRDSADVEDAMQQTYLHAYRALAAFEGASSFGTWLTRIALNVALGFVRRQRVAGVELSVEVDEMTRGARDEGPEDGAARSEAAALLERAVAQLRDEHRIVFVLREVEQLSTAETAEALELSEENVKVRLHRARLALREILAGEVGQSAPQAFAFLAPRCDRVVHSVLSSIGARPRTSG
- a CDS encoding ABC transporter ATP-binding protein encodes the protein MSIVSVEHVSKDYMLGKTVVPALRDVSLSVDEGEFLSIAGPSGSGKTTLLNLVGCVDTPTAGRVLVAGQDTARLSERALTELRLRTIGFIFQSFNLVSVLTVFQNVEFPLLLQGGQTRKERAERVLALLDAVGIQEHARHRPSELSGGQRQRVAIARALVTRPALVLADEPTANLDSETGGNIIDLMREMNRRDGTTFIFSTHDPKVMAHASALVRIEDGRLASREDLDGAASAGGR